The sequence CGGCAGTCCCAGGATGATGTGCGCGCCGGTGAGCAATCCGCGTTGGTGGGTGCGCTCCAAGGCCGATACCGACTGCTCGAACGTATGTCCGCGATTGATATGTTGCAGCGTTGCGGCGTTGCAGCTTTCCAGTCCGTACTCCACCAGCACAAACGTACGCTGGTTCAGCTCGGCCAGGTAATCCAGCAGCTCGTCCGATACGCAATCCGGGCGTGTGCCAATCACAATGCCCACGATATCCTCAACCGCCAGCGCCTCTTCGTACAGCGCTTTCAACTGTTCGATAGGGGCGTATGTATTCGTAAACGCCTGGAAATAAGCCAGGTACTTCATGTCGGGATACTTATGCGCAAAAAACTGCTTGCCCTCGGCCAGCTGCGCGCTCACCGACAGGCGTCGCTGACAGTACGAGGGGTTAAACGTGCGGTTGTCGCAGTAGATGCAGCCGCCCGTTGATATCCGTCCGTCGCGGTTCGGACAGGTAAAGCCGGCATCTATCGATATCTTCTGCACACGGTACGGAAACTGGCGCCGTATCCACGTGCCGTAGTCGTTATAATAGGGTGTATTCACTTTATTTAAATCCATCAGTGTGCAAAGTTAACGAAAAAAACGCTATCTTTGCAGTCTGAAACAGTAAAAACTCGAAAAATATGAAGAAATTAAGATTATTCTCGCTTGGCGTGTCGCTGGCGCTGGCTGTGAGTGCTTCGGCTGGCAAGCAGATTACGCTCACCGACATTACCAAGGGCGAGTTCCGCAGTAAGTCCATCAGCGCCGTTTACCCCTTGGCCGATGGCGAGACCTACGCGCAGATTAGCAGCGATGGTAAGCAGATTGTTACTTACTCGTTTAAAACCGGCAAACAGGTAGGCGTGCTGTTCGATGCAGCCACCGCCCGTGGCGCTGAGATCAGTGAGGTGGATGGTTACATCATGAGTCCTGATGGCACCCGATTGCTCATCCAGACCAACACCAAGGCCATCTATCGTCGCTCGTTCACTGCCACCTATTATATATATAGCATCCGCAACAACAAGTTGGAGCCCCTGTCGGATGGCGGTCCTCAGCAAACGCCCGTGTTCTCGCCCGATGGTAACCAGATTGCCTTCGTACGCGACAACAACATCTTCCTGGTAAAGCTGCTCTACGATAATGCCGAGAGTCAGGTTACCAAGGACGGCAAGCGCAACGAGGTGATCAACGGTATCCCCGACTGGGTGTACGAGGAGGAGTTCTCAACCAACTCGTCGATGGTGTTCACCGCCGACTCTAAGCAGATTCTGTGGATCCGTTACGACGAGAGCGCCGTTAAGCAGTACTCTATGCAGCTGTTCAAGGGCCTGAAGCCCACCCGCACCGAGTTTGCCGAGTACCCTGGCGACTACACCTATAAGTACCCCGTGCCCGGTCAGGTTAACTCCAAGGTTAGCGTGTGGAGCTACGATATCAAGAGTCATCAGACCCGCAAGATCGACGTGCCCCTGGGTGCCGAGGATTATATCCCCCGTATCAAAGCTACCAGCGATCCTGCCAAGGTGGCCATCATGACCATGAACCGCCACCAGGACGTGCTGCGTATCTATATGGCCAACCCGCTCTCAACCGTTTGCAAGCTGGCTATCGAGGATAAGGTTGATAAGTACATCAAGGAAGAGGTGCTCGACGACATCCAGCTCACCGATCAGCACATCCTGCTGCCCAGCGAGCGCGATGGCTACAACCATCTGTATCTGTACAACCTGAACGGACAGCTGCTGCGCCAGATTATCCACGAGAATTTTGTGGTAAAAGCCGTTTACGGTTACGACGAGAAGACCGGCGACACCTATTTTGCCGCTAACCCCACTGGTGCTACCGAGCAGCAGGTGATGGTGGCCCACCAGAATGGCAAGGTAGAGGCGCTCACTCCTAAGTCGGGTGTCAGCAACGCCATTTTCAGCAAGAACTTCAAGTACTTTATCAATATCTGGAGCGATATCAACAATCCCGCCCAGTACACCATCTGCCAGAACAACGGCAAAAAGCTCACCACACTTATCGACAACCACGAGCTCAAGGCAAAGTTGGCCGATTACGAGCTGGGGCAGAAGCAGATGTTTACTTTTACCACCAGCGAGGGCGTGCAGCTGAACGGTTATATGGTTAAGCCCGCCAACTTCGATGCCAACAAGCAGTATCCCGTCATCATGTATCAGTACGGCGGTCCTGGCTCGCAGCAGGTGCTCAACCAGTGGGGCCTGGGCATGGCTGGCAATGGTGCCATCCTCGAGCAGTATCTGTGTCAGCAGGGTTATATCTGCGTGTGCGTTGATAACCGTGGTACCGGCGGTCGTGGTGCCGAATTCGAGAAGTGTACCTACCTGCGCCTGGGCGAGCTCGAGGCTCGCGACCAGGTAGAGACAGCCCTTTGGCTGGGTAATCAGAGTTATGTAGATAAGGATCGTATCGGCATCTGGGGTTGGAGTTATGGTGGCTGGAACACCCTCATGTCGATGTCCGAGGGTCGCCCTGTGTTCCGTGCCGGTGTGGCCATCGCGCCTCCTACCTGCTGGCGTTATTACGACTCTATCTATACCGAGCGTTACATGCGTACACCTAAGGAGAATGCCAGCGGCTACGACGAGGTTAACCCCATCGCCCGTGCCAACAACCTGCATGGTGCGCTGCTCATCTGCCATGGTTTGGCCGACGACAACGTTCACTATCAGAACACCGCCGAATACGTAGAGGCATTGGTACAGGCCGATAAGGATTTCCGTCAGTTAGTATATACCAACCGCAATCACGGCATCTCGGGTGGTAACACCCGCAACCACCTGTATCGCCAGGCCATCAATCATTTCAATGATAATTTGAAATAAAACAAATAAAAACCCCAGCCAATCGGCTGGGGCTTTTATTTATTAATAAGCGAACAAAGGATAATCCTTCATTTTCTCGTTAACGCGGGCGCGAACGCTTGCGATAACCTCTGGGTTCTCAGGATCGTTCAGTACCTCCTCAATCCAGGCAGCAATCTGAACCATCAGGTCCTCCTTAGCACCACGTGTGGTGATGGCAGGTGTACCCAGACGGATACCAGAAGTCTGGAAAGCGCTGCGGCTGTCGAATGGAACCATGTTCTTGTTAACGGTAATGTCGGCAGCAACCAGAGCGTTCTCAGCTACCTTACCAGTCAGCTCAGGATACTTAGAGCGCAGGTCAACCAGCATTGAGTGGTTGTCGGTACCACCGCTAACGATGCCGAAGCCACGCTTAACCAGCTCGTCGGCCAGTACCTTAGCGTTCTTCTGTACCTGCTTAGCCCACTCCTTGAACTCAGGCTGCAGAGCCTCGCCGAAAGCCACAGCCTTGGCAGCGATAACGTGCTCCAGAGGACCACCCTGCTGTCCGGGGAATACGGCTGAGTTCAGCAACTGACTCATCATCTTGGTTACACCCTTTGGTGTCTTCAGACCCCAAGGATTCTCAAAGTCCTTACCCATCAGGATGATACCACCACGAGGACCACGCAGAGTCTTGTGGGTTGTTGATGTTACGATGTGAGCGTACTTCACAGGGTTCTCCAGCAGTCCGGCTGCAATCAGTCCTGCAGGGTGAGCCATGTCGATCATCAGCAGTGCGCCAACCTTGTCGGCAATCTCACGCATGCGCTTGTAGTCCCACTCGCGGCTGTAGGCACTACCACCACCGATAATCAGCTTTGGCTTGTGCTCCAGTGCCAGCTGCTCCATCTCGTCGTAATCTACGCGACCGGTCTCCTTGTTCAGGTTGTAACCGATGGGGTTGTAGATCAAACCAGATGTGTTTACGCGTGATCCGTGCGACAGGTGACCACCGTGATCCAGGTTCAATCCCATGAATGTGTCGCCTGGCTTCAGTACGGCCAGCAGTACGGCAGCGTTAGCCTGAGCACCTGAGTGAGGCTGTACGTTAGCGTACTCAGCACCGAAAAGCTTGCAAACGCGGTCGATAGCCAACTGCTCAACCTCGTCAACCACCTGGCAACCACCATAGTAACGGTGTCCAGGATAACCCTCGGCGTACTTGTTAGTCAGGTAAGATCCCATGGCTTCCATCACCTGGTCGCTTACGAAGTTTTCACTTGCAATCAGCTCAATGCCTTTCAGCTGGCGCTGATGCTCTTTCTCAATCAACTCGAAGATTGTGTTGTCTCTGTTCATTGTTTTGTTTATTGGGGAAAATTTAATGTTTCATGTTTAATGTTTAATGTATCAACAAAGTTCCACTTTGTTGATATCCTGCTCCTTCTCGCAGTAGTGGCAAGTCAGAATGCCGTTCTCAACGTGGAAGTGGGTCTTCATCGGCTCATTGTTGGTAATACACTTGGGGTTATTACACTTCACAATGCCCTTAATCTCCGATGGTGTAACCACACTGCGCTTCTCAACCACCTCGTAGTCGCGTATAATGCTCAGTATCACGTTAGGTGCAACTACCGAGAGGCGCGACACCTCGTCGTCGGTAAAGAACTTATCGCTCACCTTGATGATACCTTTCGAGCCCACCTTTTTCGAGGGATAGTTAAAACCGATGGTAACAGGTGTTTTCAGTGTAAACAGTCCCAGCAAGCTGGCCACCTGGTATGTCTTGTCGGTTGGAATATGATCAATCACAGTGCCGTTCTCAATCGCGGCAACCAATCGCTCTTTCTTATTCATAATGTTCAATGTTCAATGTTCAATGTTCAATGAATAATAGTTTTATCTGTTTTAACTTCGTCGAGTGTAATTCCCAGCACATCGCAGAAGATGGCCTCGCGGGCAAACAGTCCGTTACCGGCCTGTTGTATGTAGTAAGCATGTGGGTTGTCGTCCACCTCGTAGGCAATCTCGTTTACGCGTGGCAGCGGGTGCAATATCTTCATGTTAGGTTTGGCGTTTTTCAGCAGGTCGTTGTTCAGCACATATACGTTCTTTACGCGTTCGTATTCCATCAGGTCGCTGAATCTTTCTTTTTGCACGCGCGTCATATATAATATGTCGGCATCGGCTATCACCTTCTCGTTAAACGCCGTGTGCTCCTGATACTTAATGCCGTGTTCGTCGCAATAAATCTTGTATTCCTTCGGCATGGCCAGTTCCTTCGGCGCCACAAAGTGGAAGGTGGGGTTGAAGTGCCTCATGGCCATAATCAGCGAGTGTACCGTTCGTCCGTATTTCAGGTCGCCCACCAGATAGATGTTCAGATTCTCCAGCGTGCCCTGCGTCTTGTAGATCGAGTAGAGGTCAAGCATACACTGCGAGGGGTGCTGATGTGCGCCGTCGCCGGCATTCACGATGGGCACTGGGGCTACCTCCGAAGCATATTGAGCGGCGCCTTCGATATAATGGCGCATCACAATCACGTCGGCGTAGTTCGATACCATCAGGATGGTGTCCTTCAGTGTCTCGCCCTTGGTGCCGCTGGTAATCTTCGGATCGGCAAATCCGATAACACGGGCACCCAGACGGTTAGCTGCTGTTTCAAAACTAAGTCGGGTTCGGGTTGAGGGTTCGAAGAAAAGGGTTGCCACAACTTTGCCCTTCAGCAACTCACGATTGGGGTGCTTCTCGAACTCTTGCGCCATCTCAATCATGTAGAGGATCTTCTCTCGAGTGAGATCGGCAATTGTTACAAAATTATGCTTTTTCATCAATAATTTAATTTTCTCGGCGCAAAATTACACAATATTTCTGATTTCCGTGCCGTATTTTGAAAGAAAATAGTAATTTTGCACCAAAAAGTAACTAAAAAGAGGATATGAGAAAGCTATTTGTCTATTTTCTATGGACATTATTGACATTAACCATCCTGGGCACGGCCGGTGCTTTTTACGCCATCGATAAGGGTTGGATTGGTTATATGCCACCTATCGAAGACCTTCAGAACCCCATCAGTCGCTTCGCCACCCAGATTTATTCTGCCGATGGCCAGCTGTTGGGCACCTGGAATTATAATCGTGAAAATCGTGTGATGGTAGATTACAATAAAATCGCTCCATCACTCATTCAGGCATTGGTGGCTACCGAGGATGTGCGCTTCTACGATCATTCGGGTGTGGATTTCATTGCCCTCGCGCGCGCGATAGTAAAAAGAGGTATCTTAGGTCAGAAGAGTGCCGGTGGTGGATCCACCATCACCCAGCAGCTGGCCAAGCAGTTGTATTCCGATCAGGCTCACTCTACCGTCGAGCGCCTGCTGCAGAAACCCATCGAGTGGGTGATAGCCGTCAAACTGGAGCGTACCTACACCAAGGACGAGATTATTACCATGTACTTGAATTATTTTGACTTTCTGCACAATGCGGTGGGCATCAAGACAGCTGCCAACACCTACTTTAGCAAAGAGCCAAAAGACCTGAGCGTTACCGAGTCGGCCACACTCGTGGGCCTGTGTAAGAACCCTTCTTACTTCAATCCCGTACGCAATCCCGAGCGCAGTCGCGACCGTCGTAACGTGGTGCTCGGTCAGATGGTAAAGGCCGGCTACCTTACCCCCGAAGCCTACGATTCGCTCAGCACCCAGCCACTCACTCTCAAGTTCCATGTGGCCGACCATAAGGAAGGTCTGGCACAGTATTTCCGTGAGTACCTGCGCCAGTACATGACTGCCAAAAAGCCTGTCCGTGCCAACTATCCTTCGTGGAATATGGCCAAGTTCGTTACCGACTCAATTAACTGGGAGACAGACCCTTTGTTCGGTTGGTGTAACAAAAACAAGAAGCGCGATGGCGAGAATTATAACATCTATACCGATGGCCTCAAGGTTTACACCACCATCGATTCGCGCATGCAGGAGTATGCCGAAAAAGCAGCCTACCAGCACGTGGTAAAGTTCCTGCAGCCCGCCTTCGATAAGGAGATGCAGTCAAAGAAGAATGCCCCTTATTCGGCCAACCTCACCGCTGCCCAGGTAGAGCAGATTCTGAATCGTTCTATCCGTCAGTGCGAGCGCTATCGTGTGCTCAAGGAGAGTGGGGCAACCGACGACGAGATCTACCGTTCGTTCCGTACCAAGACCAAGATGTCGGTCTTCACTTACCACGGCGAGGTGGATACCATTATGACGCCACTCGATTCGATAAAATATTACAAATCATTCCTGCGTACCGGCTTCATCAGCATGTGTCCACAGAATGGTTATGTAAAGGCCTACGTGGGTGGTCTTAACTACGAGCACTTTGCTTACGATATGGTGATGGAGGGTCGCCGCCAGGTTGGTTCTACCATCAAACCCTATCTGTACTCGCTCGCCATGGAGAACGGTTTCACCCCTTGCGACGAGGCGCCTAACGTACAGCAGACCTACATCGTGGCCGGTCAGTCGTGGACGCCACGCAACGGTAGTAAGGCCCGCTACGGCGAGATGGTAACCCTGAAGTGGGGCTTGCAGCAGTCAAACAACTGGATTTCGGCCTACCTCATGAGTAAGCTCAATCCCCGTGCCTTCGTCGATCTGCTTCACGAGTACGGTATCCGCAACCCCGATATCCATCCTTCGATGGCCCTCTGTCTGGGTCCTTGCGACATCAGTGTAGGCGAGATGGCCAGTGCTTATACCGCATTTGTTAACCATGGTATCCGCGCTGCGTGCATGTTTGTTACTAAGATCGAGGACAGCGAGGGTAATGTGATTGCCCAGTTCCAGCCCCGCCTTAACGAGGTGATTAGCGAGGAGAGTGCACATAAGATGATATATATGCTGCGCAATGTAGTTGATGGCGGTACCGCCAGTCGTCTGCGCTTTAAGTATAACCTTACCGGTCAGCTGGCAGGTAAAACAGGTACCACCAATAATAATAGCGATGCCTGGTTCGTAGGTCTTACCCCCACATTGGTTAATGCCTGCTGGGTAGGTGGCGACGATCGTGATATCCACTTCAACTCTATGGCCATGGGTCAGGGAGCCTCGGGTGCACTGCCCATTTTCGCACTCTATATGCAGCAGGTTTATAAAAATGCCCGCTTAGGATATCACCAGGACGAGGTGTTTGATGTACCTGCCGGTTTCGATCCTTGTCCGATGGGTGGCGGCGAGACCGACGATTTGGGTGGCGAAAACGACATTGAGGAGATTTTTGAATAAAAACCTCAAAAATATAGAATTTCGTATTTGCCTATATATTATATATAAGGTGTAATACAGAGATTGTAAACATTCCCGAAAACTTTCACGTTTTTGGGAATTTTTTTTGGAAAATGTTTGGTTGGTATTGAAATTTGTTGTACCTTTGCACCCGCAAATCAGGAACACCACCTGACAAGCTAACAGAAAATGAGTTCTTTGAAAGATTTACATAAACAGAAGTAGTACAAGAAGCGAGTACTTTTCGAAGTACTTGGGTAAATGAACAAACCGTTTCAATTTCTTGAATTTGGATAGTTGTTCTGAGACAGATACATTTCTATTTTAAATAGAATAAACAAACAATTTTTTACAGTGAAGAGTTTGATCCTGGCTCAGGATGAACGCTAGCTACAGGCTTAACACATGCAAGTCGAGGGGCAGCATGATCGAAGCTTGCTTTGATTGATGGCGACCGGCGCACGGGTGAGTAACGCGTATCCAACCTTCCCTATAGTAGAGAATAGCCCGGCGAAAGTCGGATTAATGCTCTATGTTGTATTTAGAGGACATCTGAAGAATACCAAAGGTTTACCGCTATAGGATGGGGATGCGTCTGATTAGGTAGTAGGCGGGGTAACGGCCCACCTAGCCGACGATCAGTAGGGGTTCTGAGAGGAAGGTCCCCCACATTGGAACTGAGACACGGTCCAAACTCCTACGGGAGGCAGCAGTGAGGAATATTGGTCAATGGACGGAAGTCTGAACCAGCCAAGTAGCGTGCAGGATGACGGCCCTATGGGTTGTAAACTGCTTTTATATAGGGATAAAGTCGGGGACGTGTCCCCGTTTGTAGGTACTATATGAATAAGGACCGGCTAATTCCGTGCCAGCAGCCGCGGTAATACGGAAGGTCCAGGCGTTATCCGGATTTATTGGGTTTAAAGGGAGCGCAGGCTGATGATTAAGCGTGACGTGAAATGTAGCCGCTCAACGGCTGAACTGCGTCGCGAACTGGTTATCTTGAGTGAGTTCGATGTTGGCGGAATTCGTGGTGTAGCGGTGAAATGCTTAGATATCACGAAGAACTCCGATTGCGAAGGCAGCCAACAAGGCCTTTACTGACGCTAAAGCTCGAAGGTGCGGGTATCGAACAGGATTAGATACCCTGGTAGTCCGCACGGTAAACGATGGATGCCCGCTGTTTGCGATATACTGTGAGCGGCCAAGAGAAATCGTTAAGCATCCCACCTGGGGAGTACGCCGGCAACGGTGAAACTCAAAGGAATTGACGGGGGCCCGCACAAGCGGAGGAACATGTGGTTTAATTCGATGATACGCGAGGAACCTTACCCGGGCTTGAACTGCCAGCGAACGATTCAGAGATGATGAGGTCCTTCGGGACGCTGGTGGAGGTGCTGCATGGTTGTCGTCAGCTCGTGCCGTGAGGTGTCGGCTTAAGTGCCATAACGAGCGCAACCCTTTTCTTTAGTTGCCATCAGGTAATGCTGGGCACTCTGGAGATACTGCCACCGTAAGGTGTGAGGAAGGTGGGGATGACGTCAAATCAGCACGGCCCTTACGTCCGGGGCTACACACGTGTTACAATGGGGGGTACAGAGAGTCGGTGCATGGCAATATGCATCTAATCCTTAAAGCCTTCCTCAGTTCGGATTGGGGTCTGCAACCCGACCCCATGAAGCTGGATTCGCTAGTAATCGCGCATCAGCCATGGCGCGGTGAATACGTTCCCGGGCCTTGTACACACCGCCCGTCAAGCCATGAAAGCCGGGGGCGCTTGAAGTCCGTGACCGCAAGGATCGGCCTAGAGCGAAACTGGTAATTGGGGCTAAGTCGTAACAAGGTAGCCGTACCGGAAGGTGCGGCTGGAACACCTCCTTTCTGGAGAGAACAAGTATCTGAAGGTTTGATTTCAAACCCAGTGCTTCTTTACTACCAATGTTTATTAATATAAGAGAAGTATGAGGCTGGGCAGAGGAACCCCCTCTGACCAAAATAGAGTCCTATAGCTCAGTTGGTTAGAGCGCCACACTGATAATGTGGAGGTCGGCAGTTCAAGTCTGCCTGGGACTACTCAAGGTAATTGTCAATTATCAATTTTCAATTATCAATTCTCGTTATGGGGGATTAGCTCAGTTGGCTAGAGCGCTTGCATGGCATGCAAGAGGTCATCGGTTCGACCCCGATATTCTCCACTAAGTACAGACAACCTCTGAAATTTAATGTTTCATGTTTAATGTTTAATGTACAACGATCTTTGACATGTTGATACACAAGAAACTGTAAGTAAAAGACTTTGTTTTTAGAAACTGAGTAGATTTTTTCTAAAATCTCAATTACAGCTGATAGTATGAGCTACTTCACATTAATATTTAATCTTTAATGTTTAATGTTTAATGTAAGTAAATAGGCGAAAGAAAGTTAGGGCGTCTGGTGGATGCCTTGGCTCTCGGAGGCGATGAAGGACGTGATAAGCTGCGATAAGCCTCGGGTAGATGCAAATAATCTTTGATCCGAGGATTTCCGAATGGGACAACCCAGCTGGCTGAAGGCCAGTTATCTACACCTAAGTGTAGAGGCAAACGCAGGGAACTGAAACATCTTAGTACCTGTAGGAAGAGAAAATAAACTAATGATTCCCCCAGTAGTGGCGAGCGACCGGGGAATAGCCCAAACCGCATGTGTAGCAATGCATATACGGGGTTGTAGGACCACGCCGTAGTACTTGAATCGTGAGGAGAATCTTCTGGAAAGTTGATCCAAAGAGGGTGAAAGGCCCGTAACCGAAGCGAGACGAGACTTAGTGGTATCCTGAGTAACGCGGAGCACGAGGAATTCTGCGCGAATCTGCCGGGACCATCCGGTAAGGCTAAATACTCCCGAGAGACCGATAGCGTACCAGTACCGTGAGGGAAAGGTGAAAAGCACCCCGAGTAGGGGAGTGAAATAGTACCTGAAACCAGACGCCTACAAGCGGTCGGAGCTAGTTTATCTAGTGACGGCGTGCCTTTTGCATAATGATCCTACGAGTTACCATCACCAGCAAGGTTAAGTATTTAAGATACGTAAGCCGCAGTGAAAGCGAGCCTGAACAGGGCGTCAAGTTGGTGGGGGTAGACGCGAAACCGAGTGATCTACACATGGTCAGGATGAAGTCCCGGTAACACGGGATGGAGGTCCGCACCGATAAGCGTTGAAAAGCTTCCGGATGAACTGTGTGTAGGAGTGAAAGGCCAATCAAACTCGGAGATAGCTCGTACTCCCCGAAAGGCATTTAGGTGCCGCGTCGGATGGTCACCGTGAGAGGTAGAGCGACCGATAGGTCAAGAGGGCTTCACCGCCTATCGAGACCTGACGAACTCCGAATGCTCACGGTCTGCAGTCCGGCAGTAAGGGCATGGGTGCTAAGGTCCGTGCCCGAGAGGAGAAGAATCCAGACCGCCGTCTAAGGTCCCGGAATCCTGTCTGAGTTAGTCTAACGAAGTCTGGTCTCGATGACAGCTAGGATGTTGGCTTGGAAGCAGCCATTCATTCAAAGAGTGCGTAACAGCTCACTAGTCGAGAGACCGGGCGTGGATAATAATCGGGTATAAGACAGGTACCGAAGGCGCGGGATAGCATTAAAAAGTATCGGTAGGGGAGCATTCTTGCGGCGCTGAAGCCATCGGATGACTGGTGGTGGAGCTTCAAGAAAAGCAAATGTAGGAATAAGTAACGATAAGGGGGATGAGATTTCCCCCCGCCGAAAGACTAAGGTTTCCCGGGCGATGTCAATCACCCCGGGGTAAGTCGGGTCCTAAGCATAAGCCGAACGGCGAGGGCGATGGCTGACACGGTTAATATTCCGTGACTTCCATAATGGGCGATTTGTGGTGACGGAGCAGTGACACTGCCGCGCGGCGACGGATGTCCGCGTTGAAGGATGTAGGCGTTGAGGAGTGCAGGCAAATCCACACTCCGAGCTGAACTCTGACAGTACAGGATCCTCTTCGGAGGAACTTGATAGCGCAGGTAATCAGACTCCCGAGAAAAACCGCTAAGCTTAACCATTATGGAACCCGTACCGCAAACGGACACACGTAGTCGGGTAGAATATACTAAGGCGTTGAGAGATTCGCGGTTAAGGAACTAGGCAAACTGACCCTGTAACTTCGGGATAAAGGGTCCTCCAGTAATGGAGGCGCAGAGAATAGGTCCAGGCAACTGTTTAACAAAAACACAGGGCTGTGCAAACTCGAAGGATGAAGTATACAGCCTGACACCTGCCCGGTGCTGGAAGGTTAAGAGGAGATGTCAGTCGCAAGATGAAGCATTGAATTGAAGCCCCAGTAAACGGCGGCCGTAACTATAACGGTCCTAAGGTAGCGAAATTCCTTGTCGGGTAAGTTCCGACCTGCACGAATGGTGTAATGATCCGGACGCTGTCTCAACCGCGAGCTCAGTGAAATTGTAGTATCGGTGAAGATGCCGATTACCCGCGATGGGACGAAAAGACCCCGTGAACCTTTACTACAGCTTAGCACTGACCTTGGTCATCGGATGTGTAGGATAGGCCGGAGGCTTTGAAGCGGGCGCGCCAGCGTTCGTGGAGCCATCCTTGAAATACGGCCCTTCTGCTGCCTGAGGTCTAACTTGCGATGCAAGGACACTGTTTGGTGGGTAGTTTGACTGGGGTGGTCGCCTCCAAAAGCGTAACGGAGGCTTCCAAAGGTGCCCTCGGGCCGATTGGTAACCGGCCTAATAGAGTGCAATGGCATAAGGGCGCTTGACTGGGAGGCAGACATGCCGAGCAGGTAGGAAACTAGGGCATAGTGATCCGGCGGATCCGTATGGAAGGTCCGTCGCTCAAAGGATAAAAGGTACTCCGGGGATAACAGGCTGATCCCCCCCAAGAGCTCATATCGACGGGGTGGTTTGGCACCTCGATGTCGGCTCGTCACATCCTGGGGCTGGAGAAGGTCCCAAGGGTTGGGCTGTTCGCCCATTAAAGTGGCACGCGAGCTGGGTTCAGAACGTCGTGAGACAGTTCGGTCTCTATCTATCGTGGGCGCAGGAGTCTTGCGTGGTGCTGACACTAGTACGAGAGGACCGTGTTGGACAGACCTCCGGTTTACCGGTTGTACCGCCAGGTGCACCGCCGGGTATCCGAGTCTGGATTGGATAAGCGCTGAAAGCATCTAAGTGCGAAGCCAGCCGCAAGATGAGGACTCCATTGAGGGTCGTCATAGACGATGACGTTGATAGGGTGCAGGTGTAAAGACGGTGACGTCAAAGCCGAGCACTACTAATTGCCCGAAATCTTTCGCTTCATGCTGATATTATCAGATGTAGTTGTTTCTGAAATGAGCTTCTACACAGTTTTCTTGTGTGCAATTGTCAACCTTATACGTTGTCATTGATTTGGTTGTTGATAATGTTCAATGGTCAATATTCAATGTTCAATGAACGAACTATTAGGTGGTTATTGCAGTGGGGTCCCACCTCTTCCCATTCCGAACAGAGAAGTTAAGCCCACCTGCGCCGATGGTACTGCAATGCAATGCGGGAGAGTAGGAAGCCGCCGTCTTTTTAAAACGCGAAAGCCCTGAGTTAGCAATAACCCAGGGCTTTATTTAATGTTTAATGTTTAATGTTTCATGTCTCAAACTGCAACGCAGCTTGTAGCTCCCAGCGCCGTCACAATCGCCGTTGCGATTGATGCAATCATCTGCACGATAAACTTTAATGTCTCTTTCTTACTCATAATCTCTTAATGTTTAATGTTTAATGTTTAATCTTTAATGTTTAATGTTTAATGTTTCATGTTTTAGGCACGGATTTACACGGCTCTCTTTTAGAGAAACACAGCTGTTCTTTTTCATTGAT is a genomic window of Xylanibacter ruminicola 23 containing:
- the pyrB gene encoding aspartate carbamoyltransferase, producing the protein MKKHNFVTIADLTREKILYMIEMAQEFEKHPNRELLKGKVVATLFFEPSTRTRLSFETAANRLGARVIGFADPKITSGTKGETLKDTILMVSNYADVIVMRHYIEGAAQYASEVAPVPIVNAGDGAHQHPSQCMLDLYSIYKTQGTLENLNIYLVGDLKYGRTVHSLIMAMRHFNPTFHFVAPKELAMPKEYKIYCDEHGIKYQEHTAFNEKVIADADILYMTRVQKERFSDLMEYERVKNVYVLNNDLLKNAKPNMKILHPLPRVNEIAYEVDDNPHAYYIQQAGNGLFAREAIFCDVLGITLDEVKTDKTIIH
- a CDS encoding transglycosylase domain-containing protein — protein: MRKLFVYFLWTLLTLTILGTAGAFYAIDKGWIGYMPPIEDLQNPISRFATQIYSADGQLLGTWNYNRENRVMVDYNKIAPSLIQALVATEDVRFYDHSGVDFIALARAIVKRGILGQKSAGGGSTITQQLAKQLYSDQAHSTVERLLQKPIEWVIAVKLERTYTKDEIITMYLNYFDFLHNAVGIKTAANTYFSKEPKDLSVTESATLVGLCKNPSYFNPVRNPERSRDRRNVVLGQMVKAGYLTPEAYDSLSTQPLTLKFHVADHKEGLAQYFREYLRQYMTAKKPVRANYPSWNMAKFVTDSINWETDPLFGWCNKNKKRDGENYNIYTDGLKVYTTIDSRMQEYAEKAAYQHVVKFLQPAFDKEMQSKKNAPYSANLTAAQVEQILNRSIRQCERYRVLKESGATDDEIYRSFRTKTKMSVFTYHGEVDTIMTPLDSIKYYKSFLRTGFISMCPQNGYVKAYVGGLNYEHFAYDMVMEGRRQVGSTIKPYLYSLAMENGFTPCDEAPNVQQTYIVAGQSWTPRNGSKARYGEMVTLKWGLQQSNNWISAYLMSKLNPRAFVDLLHEYGIRNPDIHPSMALCLGPCDISVGEMASAYTAFVNHGIRAACMFVTKIEDSEGNVIAQFQPRLNEVISEESAHKMIYMLRNVVDGGTASRLRFKYNLTGQLAGKTGTTNNNSDAWFVGLTPTLVNACWVGGDDRDIHFNSMAMGQGASGALPIFALYMQQVYKNARLGYHQDEVFDVPAGFDPCPMGGGETDDLGGENDIEEIFE
- a CDS encoding smalltalk protein, which encodes MSKKETLKFIVQMIASIATAIVTALGATSCVAV